The stretch of DNA ATAAAACAGTCACCATGTTCTAATTCCTGGGCAAGACTCAGGGCAGCACAGAAGTACTCCCTGTAAATCTCACCCCAAATGGCTCTCAGTTTGGTTATCATAGCTCATAACCAGGTAGCAGAAATGTAGAAACATGTGTGTACCAGACACCATACTTTTTCAGGAGTAACCGGACCAATAAGCAATGACCCAAAATCACAATTTCTAGCTCACAGCAGCTGGGTGGCAAACTACCCTTCCATGTATGGCAATTGTGGTGATCCTGCCTGTGCAATCATGGGTCAGGCAATTACCAATTAAAAATGAGAGGCAGAAATTGAGCAGGCCATATAATACACTGTGTATCGTGACCCTAGCTCGCTTCatgttaccaggggcagcaaaaaccctctcctggtaactttaatagCTGAATTTCTGattttaaaccggaaatttggctcttctagtgctgGAAGCGCAATTGCACTAGCAATGCACCCCTCCCTCTGGCGCGGGAGTACAAGGGTGGGGTGTCATCTTGAAAGCTGCCTCAGGCGGCATTAAGGCTAGAAATGCCCCTGCCCTGgcttattgtaagctctttcttgtagattgtaagctcttttgggcagggccctcttcacctcttgtatcggttactgattgctttatatgttactctgtatgttcaatgtatgtaacccacttattgtacagcgctgtggaatatgttggcgctttataaataaatgttaatgtaatgtaatgtaataatatgggtaCAGAACATGTTGGAGCTTATAAACACAACATAAAGCTACATTTCACATAGCTTGTCTTCCCGCTTTTACATTTTGTACGTTTTTTTGTGCTCCCACCGTTATACAACACAtaatacattttcccagatttcaCACCATTTATTTCCAGTCCCCTAGAAAATGTCAAATGGGGGCTGTATTGTACATGTGAATAATAACAGGGTGAGAGGTATATAGGAAAATCCACCATGCTAAAGCTCCAGAGGTTCCTAGGTAAGCAAATAAGGGCTCATCCTTAATCCCACAGTAGAGCATTGAGAAGGCAAGCTCAGAAATATTCCATTTATTCAGAACACAGCCATGCCTTGGGTTTGGCTCCCTGTATTTACATTAGCAACGCTGGTTACATTCTCACTGACTGTCCTGTCATTTCACAGCCATAAATATATCATGCACGTTTTATTGCTATACCgacaatcactgattggtcacCTCTCCGACCCAATCCCCCCACCCCAGGAGCCCTCACTGGGCTGAGTTATCACCCCTTGCCCGGAACCTAAATGCCGGCAGCTTCCCTTCAGCTGTCGCAGGAACCGGAAATAGGGCCAGGAGAGAAAGGGAACGCTTTGCTACATCGCATCTATATTGTCGGGGTCCGTACTGCCGAAAGACATCTTGAAAtggaatttattgaaaaaaatatgtattgggGGTTTCTAGACCTTTTCATATCCGTGATCTTGGAGGAATTCTATCATTGATGGTACGTGCTACTAATGCTTTGCCGATCCTATATCTCTAGCAGCTTTCACTGCTCAGTGGTTATTCATTGTTAGTATTTATTCTTTAACAAGGGTGATTTTCTTATGTACCTCTCTGTATTGACCGCTTCATGCGTTACAAAACGTGATTTGATATCTTGTATTATATGTAATATGTGCCTGCCATAGGCTTTCTCAGGTCAGACTCTATATGGCTGCTTTTCATTtagaattaaagggcaagtttcaCTGTAGAATAAACTGTGCCCTTATGGTTTGCTTACACCTATAGTAAAGATTCAAATAATCCAtttatgtatataaactatatttaccTTCTGAACCAGTCGCTTGTTACAGGAAAGGGATTCATTATACCTCAGAGAAATATATTTATGGTTACCAGTGTCCTTTGTGATCTCTATTAAATACATGATTTGCTTTCCAGGTGCTGGGTGTATGAAGCAAACTGCAAATGTGATTTATAGTCTTGTATATTAGTTGGAAAGATGGGAGAGAGGGCCGGAATGCTGCATTTCAGATTGGACAACCATGGCGACTCGATGCTGGACCGGATGAACTCCCTGCGCCAGCAAAACAAATTTTGCGATGTTACGGTGCATATTGATGATACGGAGGTGCCAGGGCACAGGGTGGTGTTTGCCGCCGGCTCGCCATATCTGAGGGACCAGTTTTTACTGAGCGATTCAGGTGAGGTGCATATTTCCATCCTACAAAACTCACAGGCTGGCAAACAGCTTCTCCTCTCCTGTTACACTGGAGTCCTAGAGTTTCCTGAGATGGAACTTGTCAATTACCTGACGGCCGCCAGCTTTCTGCAAATGAGTCATGTGGTGGAGAGATGTACAGAAGCCTTGTGGAAGTTCATCAAACCCAGCCAGGAGAGGAAAGATGACGGTCAGGAAACCAGTGTAGATAAACATGTAATAgagcaagaagaagaagaagaagaagaaattgaGGATACCCTACAGCCAGAATCTCCAGTGGCTACACATTCAGAAGACAGCCTGGATAATGACGACATTCAGATTGTTAAGATTGAGTCCATTGGAGAAGTGACCAGTGACAAAACGAAAGTGTGTCAAAGCCAGTATATTTCTTCCGAACAGACTGCTCTCCATTCTCTTGAGCCACAACACTCACTGATCAACTCCACTGTAGAAAACAGAACTGGAGACGCTGATAACCCTCTGCACAGCTACACTATGTCCGATAATAGCAGCGACAACATGGGGCCACCAGCTAAAGAACTATTTGGTCCTGGAAACAGGATAGTAGACAAGACATTACAGTGGCATCACCAGTGTCCCAAGTGCACAAGGGTCTTCCGGCACTTAGAGAACTATGCCAACCATTTAAAAATGCACAAGTTATTTATGTGTCTCCTATGTGGAAAAACTTTTACACAGAAGGGTAACCTGCACAGGCATATGCGTGTGCATGCAGGCATCAAACCCTTCCAGTGTAAAATATGTGGTAAAACATTTTCTCAGAAATGCTCCCTGCAGGACCACCTCAACTTGCACAGCGGAGACAAGCCTCACAAATGTAACTACTGTGACATGGTCTTTGCACACAAGCCCGTGCTAAGAAAACACCTGAAACAGTTGCACGGTAAAAACAGTTTTGACAATGCCCATGAAAGGAACACGCAGGACATTGGTCTGGACTATGATGCTTTTTCAAACACCCATGACAGCAGTGACATTATAAGTCAGAGTATTCACAAATAAATAGGGGCAGTGTATGAAAAACAGTGTTTTAATGTTAAACTTGAAAATATGTTTAGAAACAATGGTAAGTGTGATAAAACGATGCCAAACAAAATATATAGCATTCCTACATAGAGGTATTGTGCATATCATAAAaggaggggctcatttattatgcATAGGTGCAATAAGGGATTCAAACTTGCATATATTTGCTTCTCTGTCAGAGCATGCAGTGCAGTTGTCCTGGTTGTCCTGGGGAAAAATGGATTAAACAACTTCCTTAAATAGGACTTGGGTACAGGGCTTCCACTCCATGTTGCACCTATAGGCAGATGCAATTCTGCATGACTCACCCCCAAATGGCAGGCACAACTTGAGCCCAAAAGCGCACCATTCACTAGCTGGCACTGTCTGAAAGGGAGGGGTATCTCCTCTTGTCTTTTACCTTGTTACTAAAATGTGGGCAAATTGGGTTACTGTATTGGAACAGAAGTAACCAAGGAACCTGCCAGTGTGATTTTTGCAAATGTGCAGATTTCTTTCCACCAACTTTATATTTTCTAAAAGAACCCATTTCTCCTTACTTGAGGCATTACCCACCTACCTCCCACACAAACATGTTCATCCACTACTGTGATTCGCTCCTCCAAAACTACTTCTGAAGTCATTTTCTACTTACATTTTCTTCTAAATATGCACATCTGTGTATCAGTGGCCACACGCAAGCCATTTCATGCCAATTATTTTAACTTACTGTAAATCTGGCCTTGGTGCAACCGCCACTGAGAACCAGCGACTCACTACCTCACAGAACAGTCGTCTGTTTTATATTGCCTATGGGGAGAAaggcagatttatttttatatgtaatccTGGGCTCAAAAAGTGACCAGATTAGTGAAGTGATTAGCTGTAATAAGAACATCTCCTGCAGTGCTCATATGgattgacttttttttacttttttagttagtctaaaaaacacaattttatgcatatttttaaatgtatatagcAAGTTATTTTATATCCTGTCAGtaattctatgttttttttttaaggctagTGGCACACAAGGCAGATTCTCAGCATATGGATAAACACAGTATAAATTAACACACAAGTATAAATTAACACACAAGTATAAATTaacatgttacattttttttctgaattcagtagtatttatacttttttttggggggggggggggcacaagagacataactgttcatttagtttgcttttgatcctgagcacacaggtcagatttgaAAGCAAACCATTAATTCCCATATGCGCCCCCctcccttaagtcactgattggttactgactttcACTaggttagaaagctgaaagcaggaagttaacttctggctattatgttagacatccgctcactccagcctttataggttacatttttggctaactgactatattgaaaactttgttattttgcacagtctatctatttaagtagttatatttttatactgaactattcctttaaaagatGCACTAGCAACTATCAGTTGGTAGTGCTAACAACATTGGCATGACTAAACCGATACAGGTTGGGTGGATATTTTGAAAATCTTTTGCACCCATGCCTTTTAGGGCTAAATGTGTACATTGTGTTCT from Xenopus tropicalis strain Nigerian chromosome 8, UCB_Xtro_10.0, whole genome shotgun sequence encodes:
- the zbtb26 gene encoding zinc finger and BTB domain-containing protein 26 (The RefSeq protein has 1 substitution compared to this genomic sequence) codes for the protein MGERAGMLHFRLDNHGDSMLDRMNSLRQQNKFCDVTVHIDDTEVPGHRVVFAAGSPYLRDQFLLSDSGEVHISILQNSQAGKQLLLSCYTGVLEFPEMELVNYLTAASFLQMSHVVERCTEALWKFIKPSQERKDDGQETSVDKHVIEQEEEEEEEIEDTLQPESPVATHSEDSLDNDDIQIVKIESIGEVTSDKTKVCQSQYISSEQTALHSLEPQHSLINSTVENRTGDADNPLHNYTMSDNSSDNMGPPAKELFGPGNRIVDKTLQWHHQCPKCTRVFRHLENYANHLKMHKLFMCLLCGKTFTQKGNLHRHMRVHAGIKPFQCKICGKTFSQKCSLQDHLNLHSGDKPHKCNYCDMVFAHKPVLRKHLKQLHGKNSFDNAHERNTQDIGLDYDAFSNTHDSSDIISQSIHK